The segment CCATGTTTGTATTGAGCAATTTTTTCTTCCCCTCACAATCTCCAGTAAAACCAACCCATAACTATATACATCAGCCTTGTCGGAAATTGTGGAACTCATTATCCACTCAGGTGCAAGATAGCCTCGAGTTCCTCTCATTGTTGTAAATTGAAAAGATTGTTCAGGATTAAGCAGCTTCGACAACCCAAAATCTGAGATTTTCACTTGTAAATTGTCGTTCAAGAGAATGTTTTCTGGCTTCACATCGCAGTGGATGATTCTGTGCTCACATTCACTATGCAAGTAAGCAAGCCCCCTTGCTGTTCCAATGGCTATTTCCAATCTCTCTCGCCATTCCAGAACAGGACCATTACCGAAGAGTGTACTGCCCAACGAACCTCTGTTCATGTACTCGAGAACAAGGAAGCGCTGCCTCCCTTGTGCGCAAAAACCTTTCAATCTAACCAAATTGACATGGTGGATGTTCCCAATTATTGAAATCTCAGtacaaaattcttttttccctcGGATTCCCAAATTAGTAATCTTCTTGACCGCCACAACAGTTTTGTCTGACAGAGTACCTCTGTATACAGTACCAAATCCACCACTACCAATCTGAGTCCTGAAGTTCTCAGTAGCAGCTGCAAGCTCTTCATAAGCAAACCTTCTCGGTAAGCCTGGGATAGAGATCATCTCTAGCTCTGCAGACGATGACGAGTTATCCCAGTCTAGTTTTACAGTTTTGGTTTTAGAAAGCCGCTTTTTCCTTAACCAAAGGATTGCAATGATTACAAACACTACTAGTATTAAAAATCCTGTTAAAGGTAATAGTACCAAAGCAGCGACTGGTAACTTTTGTTTCTGATTTCTGTTAGAAGAACCAACCAGAACTTTAATATAACCCAAGCGGTCCTTATTATTGTCGTCTGTCAAAATGAAAGAACCTAAATGGTTTTCAAGAAGACAACAAGAACCAGAAGAAATTTCATGGAAAAAGCCCAAACAAGAACAATTTTGAGAGCATAAATCTTGGCAAACCGACAACGTTACATTATTTTCCACGggttttttgaaattaatagcAAAATAGTCCATACCGGGGCCGAATTTTAGATAGGAAATCGAGGAATTCAATTGACTGCCATTTCTAGCTGCAGTACAAGCTGAAGGCAGAGAAAGCGAACGATTCACCGGCATGCAATCACCATTGTTTTGAGAACTGAATTCTGGTAAACAAGAACAAATTCCACCCAGAGGCTTTCTTTTGCACAATCCAATTTCTTTGCAATGGAGAGGAAGATCACAATCCTCAAATGGTCCTGCAAATTCCAACCCCCATTTATCGCTCCGGCTCCGAGGTGGTCTGACGATGCTAAATCTGCCTTCGGGACCCAACTTACCACTCCTAAAACTTGATGATCCATTCCAAGCTACTTGAACAACCGCGGAATTATCACTTGCTAGCAAATACAAACCTGTACCATTCATCACCATCAACGATACGGACTTGTTAGAGTTCCTGACAACCTTTGGATCCATGGACAATTCCCAATAATTCATCTTCTTCCATTGCAGCACCACATCCCTGTCAGTAACTTCAAGTCGATAATCACCCACCGACATGTCCTCGTCGACTGTCACAACGCTTTGCAAGGATTTTCCAACAGGAATTTTCTGTCCCATGACAATAGTGTCCGTCGGATGAGCAAAACTCTCCCACAACGTATTGTTTCCTCCATCAACTAAAACGAGATTTCCTGTCTCTGAAAGCTGCATAGCAGAAATATCAGATTTGAATTGCGGGGTTGACCAGAGTGGTTGACCAGTTATTTGGTTTGTGACTATGAGGCCGTTGACAGTCAGTGACAACTTGTCAGAGCTTGACATGGGTGTGTTGCGGTTGGCTGACCAGATTATGATTTTGGTGGCTCTGTGGACGATAGAGAAGTAATATTTTGAGGAGGGTGGTCTGGCATCAATTGTGGCTTCGAAAGTACCATTTTGAGAGCGTAAGAAAGCGCCTTTGGTGTCGGTGAATTGGAAGTGTGAGGCTGTGAAGTCGGGGCTGATTGAGTGCGTGGAAATGGAGGCTGAGAAAGTAAGACTTGGAAGGAAAACGCAGcatataaagaagaagaatgagaatgAGAAGCAACCCATGCATGCAGAGCAAAAAGGGTAGGAAAAAAATTGGAGTTGGTTTCAAGCAGAATAATGacgatgatgatggtgatgattgTGGTGGTGGTAGAAGAGGTGGGTGCTTTTTGGTCTTCGCCTCCATCATTTGGATAGTTATGTCATATTATCACGCAGAGACTTACTTTTTTGTTTCATAAATGCATTGACTGAATGAAAGTGACATGTTCACAACTTTTTCTGGCACCTTGGCCGTGTGTTTTGGACGCACTCTTTgagtattttaaataatatttcatatttttttacacatttttctatttacatatttttctacTTCCTACTTATACgtatatattaaaaaactcaaataacattactcaaaACTCCATCTCCGACACTCATTTGTCTGGTCCTACTTTGAGAGGAGTTTTGTGATGAGAgttattttcattcctttttctGTTTTAATATTTTGCCTTGACTaataaaattgaagaataaTAAGGGGAAAGTAAGGTAAGGTAACCAGTCAGGCCTATAGCAGGAGAGTTGATAATGAGAGTACGATCTAAGATTTGAGTTCATCAACaagatatttttatatacaGTATTTTGGTACTGTTCATTCAGTGTATTTATACTGTTCATCAAGCACCGTAGCTACATTGCTTTAGTTTCGTGAcctttcttgttcttttttttctttttcttttttcactgctttcttttcttttcctttttgctttAGTATAAAAGGTTGCTGCTTGCCTTTAAATTATTCACCTGATGAGTTCCATGTGATCTCTCTAATAGATATGTGGTCAATTTTGAAGTGTTTGAATAGGATGAGGATCTTAACCTATATGAAGAGGCTTTTGAAATCTAAAACAGAGCaagcttttatatttttttcgtAGTCATTCTTGGCTTACAAAAACATTATGTATTATTGGACTAagatattaattactttttggTGTAAGCGTGAATTGaaccctaaaatttttattcaaaagatAAGAGATTTgtttctcgaaaaaaaaaaaaaaaaaaaaaaaaaaaaaaaaaaaagacactttactagttgaattaactgaaactttttttttctaacttcataattattgatatgatttattgtgattAGCACATATAAAAAGGGGTAATTAGTTGAATTAactgaaacttttttttctaacttcataattattgatatgatttattgtgattagcacatataaaaaaaggggtaattacaacttacccacctgtggtttgcctcAAATTTAACTTACTCACTTGTGAtttcatttttgacactttacccacttgtAGTCATTCTATTACTACTTTGTAACCCACCTCCCAATCTACCGTTACTTTAGCatgttttatttcaaaatcaaaatacaaaacagATCAAACAATCCTCTCCCCCAAAACACACCCTCTCTCACACTTGCTTACCCACTCAAAACCTTTCATGCTACATTGCTACCTACTTGATTTATTAGATCGAGAATCATCTTGGATTTGATTGTGCAACGAAACCAAGGAAGAAGGAGACCCATAGATTCTGGGTTTTGAGCGTTACCAACTCGTGATTTTCTGTTAACATTTTGGGTCTTGATCCGTTCGTGTTTCTCTCTATTAGGTGAGTTTATGACTTTCTGAGCttgaagttttgttttttcttttactttcacTTTTTGAGCTTGAAGTtttattcaacggagttccacaccctctcatcaatggatttcaggaatgttttcatccttactttccagtaagcataattattcccatcaaagtgaggaggaataactagagagtgtccgtgctccatgacaacaggggtcaaggatcagctcagtgatcaaaggattaacaacaaaagagctaccagctctgataccacttgttggtttttagaccctttaaacaattgatttagcctaggtaattagtcaagttgttacttagtccaattaagcaagtctaggttatcacaataacaagatcaaatcatgcaaagcagcgaaaaataaataatacaagatatgatcacccaggaaaccaaacccataaaaacctggggaggatttgacctagctatcctcaaggtaaacttgaatccactatcttgaaagaaccgaaattcatacaataagacttacaagcccccacgctcgacttcttattgctaccaaccagtagaatttactgacacgaccacgtgcaagctccgaatccacagactccttctttcttggattcccaccagctacaagcacacccgcttgtgtattctttaaactttaatgacagcaactgaattgatcatcaagatgtaaaaaatatctcctccttgaaaaccctaagtttgtgtaaaggaaaactcctctagatctcacaagagatttacacaaaccgcaaatatgagcaacactaaaacgtggctagagtttgccttttatacttaggacaaataagaaaccctaaaaacgttttaaaacaaatagggctgagttggacgaatctgcagaaaagcaatctacccgagcttcgatcggtcgagcctaagctccaatcgatcgagctaggccgaaagccacagtgcttcctaCTTtaaactcaattccaactttacattgacacacaactttgagctagttttaaaaacttctaaacacattgttttgatcatggtttgccaacaatacacattagagttctaaatatataaaattctaaactttagaacctaacagggGCTTAGAAGAATAGGTTTGTGATTAGAGTGGAAAGCGTCCAAATGATGTATTCTGGAAGACAGGAATTTCATAATCTAGTCAACAGTAGCTACCCCTCTATCTAATCGAATCCACACATTCTGATTACCAGGGCGTCGATTACACCAAGTAAATGGATAGCTAGTATAGCCCAAGTCCTTCAACCTGCAAAAATCAAAAGCCTCACGAAAGCCCAGCATTTGTCTTTTTGGTCTATCTAGCCAACCCTATTTCTCATTTGCATACAAGATTTCGTTAAAATCACCAATACACACCCAAGGGAGAGTGAACCAAGTACTTAATCTTCTGAGCATGGACCAGGAGTTTTCCTGGTTGACGATCTTAAAGTCTCCATAGAAACCTGTGAACCGTCAAACGTCATCAACTCCATGGTCAATAATGGCATCAATGTGATTATCTGAAAAAGACTGAACATTTACATTAGAATCAGCAGCCCAAAATAAAGCTAAACCACCCTCAGTATTATGGCGAGGAACCTCAAAACAATTATTATATTGCATCTTTCTACCAATTTTGACTAAAACTGATTTCCCAACCTTCGTTTCCATTAAGAAAATCAGCATGGGACCTTTGTTACATACCAACGTAACTAACTCCTCTTCTGTctgtgggttcccaagcccacgacagttctAGCTAAGGTAACTCATTGGGCTCGGTGGTGCTGGGGACCAGCCACCACCTTCATATTTTCTTTGTCATGGGAACTACCACCAACCATGCAAACTTTTTTCCCTTCCCTCATATCTACTACATCAATACTAGGTCTTCTATCAAAAACCATAGAGAAAGAATTTGGAACTGTAATACCTATTTCCTGGGCTAACTTCTTCCAAGTTCTGACTAATGCATAGGAGTTTGTCTTAGTAGCTGTGTTAGTACAGTCTTGGAGTGGGATAGGGTTAAGAACCGGCCTTGATTGTACTTGGGACTGCTGTGGAGAATCAGTGGGCATAGCTCTGCAAGTTGGAGTATCATGTTCTTGAAGAGATAGCCCATCAACCTGTTCGTCCAACCTCTCCACTTGGATTGACTTTCCTTGTTTCAAAACTTGCTCTCCGGAGAAAGCACTGCTCTGAGCATCACCCTGATCACCTACCGCTTGCTTAGGCACAACCCGACCGTGCCAAAATTGTCCATATAGTGTTTAGCTTCCATCGCCGAATGAGAGCCATAATTCTGCTCATCCCGGCGTGGAATTGAGGACTCATTCCCTTGACCCGGTTGGCCTTTCCTCCACCAAGGTGGCTGGTTTTGCTTCTTGCTTGAAATTACAGCCATGGTCTTCTTGCTTTGGCGAACCGATTCCGCCCACAACCACTCCCTATACTGTTGATCATCCCTGCTTAACTTCTCCCGGCCTCTCAACCACACTTTGCAGTCCCATTCGCCATGAGTGACTCTACCGCACCAATACCAAAAATTAGGAAGGCGTTCATATTTTAATCCCACTAACCCAATTTGTTTACCACCTAACTTCAGTTTCGATACACACGGCAGAGGCTTAGATATATCCATTGCTACACGAGCTCTCAAGAACTCACTGCCTACACCGTCGTCCTCCGGATCGACAACCTAGATCATTGTTCCAATTGTTCGGGCTATAGCTTCACCAGTTTCATGATTCAGATTATTCAATGGGATGTTGTGTAACTGCACCCAGACCTGATTATACACCAAGTGCGGAATCTGTTCTACATCGAAAACCCTCTAGAAAGCTATTAAGCTTTTATCATATGACCATGGCTCATACTCTAGTACCCTCTCGAGGTCCATCATGTCTTCAAACTCAAAAACCAGCACGTTGTCCCCTGAATCGCGAATCTTCAACTCACCGACTGGTCTCCACAATGGTTTGAATGTACGAGCCACTGCTTCAACATTCAAAACTCTCTTCGTGAAAAACTTCCGGGCCAAATGATGCACCCCCCATTGCCTCTTGGTTCGGCACATCAGCACCACCTTCTTCATCCTCTGTGAGAGAAAACTTAGCCCACAGAACTTCCAAACCAGCCACGATAACGTTTAGCAATGGAACGAGAATAAATAGTATACTACAACTGAGACTACACTCACTGTCCTATCCGTCCGTAGACGTGAAGGGAACAAAAACCCTAAACTAGGTTAGGGACAATATTCTACGCACGgcttagagagaaaaccctagccaacgTGAGAAACTAATTACCGCAGCATGGTCTTACTTGTAAAGCCCTTTTTGTTCCTAGGCATATACTGAACACTGTTTACGGTTTAGCAAATTTTGCAACTAGAGTGCCAGTTCATCAGAGCTGGGTACATCAAGCCTTGTTGAAAGCCTATTGTTActattgttataaaaaaaaaaaaaatgaattttaattgtGAACTATAATCGAATTATGGTAATTCAAAACAgatgtaattttcttttctataatttatttttttatataaacttttatttatAGATACAACGAGAATTGAAACTATTGcgttttttatttgatgacaaaagattttatcaatggaGTTAACTAGAAGTTTAGAACTCACTACTCACAAGAAACGTAGTATTTAGtctctaataattttttcttatacaggtttttattttatttgtaattattagTCCTCAGACAACTACTacattttttacataaatttcctaaaaatatataatgattactctcaatttttattgataataatgaTTCGAATCTATGGTGTCGATTCCATGAAATTTATTACATAATAGAAGTTTAAATCAAAGTTTGGCACACTGTTTCAATTTGAGAATTTACATCAAAGtttaattatttacttatttatataaggtctcttttatgaatatcatgtcTATATTAAGTAACACACGCTCAAGGAagtatcatattttattttgaaatgtaGTTTATTTTGGCTATAGACGATTAAAAAATAGACCTCAACATCCATAATTTATGCAAATTTCATTGATATCTTcggtttcaattttttcatactAATAAATGCTTCTTATACATGtctataatttcaaatataagtttttaactCTATTACAACTATGTTATCTTGGCATGCATTTATCACgttattcaagcaaaaaaaaaaaaaaatctcaataattaatttttcaatttgtttgcATGCAACTAGATAAAGATCTCAATATTGAGCATATACATCCGCATATATAGCCTTTTTAAATGTTCTTTTACATTACTCCATCAAAAGATGGGTTAATCTTTTTTGCCAAAATCCTTTGGGGGATGCTTTCACTGGGAAAAGCACCTTTTATTAAAGGAGCAACAACATACATTTCAAGGTGCATGCCTAATAGAAACCCATATGCATaaagacaaacaaaattaaTGGCCTTTCACCATTTTATGCTTAAGAAAAACCTCCCAACTTAATTCTGTCGTAACCAAAAGCTTATTCAAAAATCAACGTATATTCCATTTAGAGTTAGAACCAAAATCCCTTTCATGGTAGTAATTgcccaaaaagagaaagaataccCACAATCATAGGGAGATGTTAGGGGCTTATGGTgaaatccaagaaatcaaagaagaatggTAAAAATGGGAGAACGCACATTCAAATTGTATAAAAGGAAGGACctcaccaaccaaaaaaaaaataaaaaatacacacacacaaaacaacaCACAACCTTGCATTTCAAATGAAAAGTCTTAGTGAAAAGTATGGTAGAGAAAAAACAGAGTCAGGAGAGTACTCTGAGAATGTAGTATCACCACAGAATGAGAGTAACTTAGCAGAATAGCAAACTTGGCATACACCAATAGGGCAACTTTCTCTGTCCCACGAATTACATCCTCCCTAAGTTCCTGAGCTCATTTAAGCAAAGGCCAATTTGGCTTATGTTCAAAACCTCAAGTTTTGTGCTCATATGGCAATAAGACTTATAGAGTTGGAGCTGAGAGTTTTTTGGCCCAACTTATTCTGCGAAACAcactttatataaataaaaatacttataagtgtgtgtgtatttgaGAATATGCACGCTAACATAGACCTCCAGTTCATGACTTCAAGATTAcacttgaaggtttagatctaGCACTTTTGATGACTAGTATGCGGGAACTTTAAATCTATCAATTCAAATTATATGTAGATTGATTTCTAGTAGTGACTTTGAAAGGAGAAGGTATAGAACCTTTTTGATCTCAAATGAGTAGCTCCAAAGTCTTTCTTAAAATGTATCTTATGGTTTCCTTTATTTACTAAGTGAAATAAATCTATAACCCTAATTACTTGATCGGTTG is part of the Quercus robur chromosome 9, dhQueRobu3.1, whole genome shotgun sequence genome and harbors:
- the LOC126698960 gene encoding G-type lectin S-receptor-like serine/threonine-protein kinase At5g35370, which produces MGCFSFSFFFFICCVFLPSLTFSASISTHSISPDFTASHFQFTDTKGAFLRSQNGTFEATIDARPPSSKYYFSIVHRATKIIIWSANRNTPMSSSDKLSLTVNGLIVTNQITGQPLWSTPQFKSDISAMQLSETGNLVLVDGGNNTLWESFAHPTDTIVMGQKIPVGKSLQSVVTVDEDMSVGDYRLEVTDRDVVLQWKKMNYWELSMDPKVVRNSNKSVSLMVMNGTGLYLLASDNSAVVQVAWNGSSSFRSGKLGPEGRFSIVRPPRSRSDKWGLEFAGPFEDCDLPLHCKEIGLCKRKPLGGICSCLPEFSSQNNGDCMPVNRSLSLPSACTAARNGSQLNSSISYLKFGPGMDYFAINFKKPVENNVTLSVCQDLCSQNCSCLGFFHEISSGSCCLLENHLGSFILTDDNNKDRLGYIKVLVGSSNRNQKQKLPVAALVLLPLTGFLILVVFVIIAILWLRKKRLSKTKTVKLDWDNSSSSAELEMISIPGLPRRFAYEELAAATENFRTQIGSGGFGTVYRGTLSDKTVVAVKKITNLGIRGKKEFCTEISIIGNIHHVNLVRLKGFCAQGRQRFLVLEYMNRGSLGSTLFGNGPVLEWRERLEIAIGTARGLAYLHSECEHRIIHCDVKPENILLNDNLQVKISDFGLSKLLNPEQSFQFTTMRGTRGYLAPEWIMSSTISDKADVYSYGLVLLEIVRGRKNCSIQTWSHSTKTSSSEGNASSSSPSVSEHRLIYFPLFALEMHQQRRYLELADPRLEGRVTSEEVEKLVRIALCCVHEDPALRPSMAHVVGMLEGGLSLGEPRSESLNFLRVYGQRFIEESRMEGFNELKDLGLYPDINATSNSAAGVSYNPMSYISSQQLSGPR